A region of the Candidatus Poribacteria bacterium genome:
GACCTGCGCGATGGGTTGAGTTTCCCGATGGGCGAGGGCTCTTCGTCTGGGAGCCGACGAGCTTCCGAAAGAAGCGGACATCCCTCCCGATGAATCAATACACGGCGTTCGGTCGGACGGTGATCAAGCTTTGGCAAATAACAGGGGATAAACGATATCTCGATGTGGCGACGAAGATGGCGAGGATGGTCAAAAGCCTGCTCAAGGTCAAAGACGACGCATACTGGTGGTATTACGCCGAGCCGGTAGCTGACTGGGACGGACGTGAGAAACCTTCCTTTGTGGAGCACACCCACTACGCCGACATGGACGTCGGTTTCATGATAGACGCATATGAGGCGGGGATAGTCTTCGAGGAGGAGGACATGCGGAAGCTCACCAACACGTTCATCAAAGTGATGTGGAACGGCTCATTTGACGATCCGAAGGTGGCAGGGGATGTGCTGGGGGGGAACGGCACGTCGGAGGTGCTGTGCGACTTCGTCCAACTCACGCAGTTCGATCCGAGGGTCTGGGAGATATGCTACAGGATAAACCGCCAGAGCAAGAACATCAAACGCCTTGCCCTGATACTCGCATGTGAGAGATACGTCAAAAGCGGGAAAGAACCCTAAGGAGGCAATGCGAATGAAAAAGGTCGTCGGGATAATCGGTGGGATGGGGCCGCTTGCGACCGCCGATTTCTTCCTCAAACTCACCAGGGCGACGCCTGTAAAATCGGAGCGTGACCACCTACACGTGATCATTGAAAGCGACCCTTCCATTCCGGATCGCACCGAAGCTATCCTTTCGGGCGATTTGAAGGGGCTCGCGGACGCCCTGTGTCAAATCGCCCGGAGGTTGGAGAGAATGGGGGCGCAGTTGATAGCCATGCCTTGCAACAGCGCTCACGTCGTGCTGGATCAAATCCGCAGGGCGGTCTCCGTTCCCGTCGTTGACATGATCGAAGAGGTGGCTAAGGCGGTCATTAACGGACACGGGCATCCGGAAGCCGTGGGTCTGCTCGCCACGAGTGGCACGGTTGCAAGCGGCATGTATCAGCGTGCGTTCTCACGATTTGGAATAGAGGTTCTGACGCCAAACGAAGGTGAGCAATCACGCTTGATGCAGGCTATTTACAGCTTGAAGGGTGAGGGGTTAAAGGGTGAACTTTGCGGATTTGCACGCCGATGTGCTGCTTCGCTGGTCGAGCGAGGAGCACAGGTAATCGTCTGCGGGTGCACGGAGATCCCTCTCATGCTCTCAAATGAGGACGTGAGCGTCCCTGTGGTTGATTGCAATGAGGTTCTCGCTAGGGCAGTCGTGCGTATAGCTTTTGGCCCGCGCGGAGGAGGTTAATAGTCTCCCTGCTTCACGCAAAAGGCAGATGGATGGGGGAGGTCGAGGAGTTGACGTATTCGGACGATATCCCCCAAAGGGAGGTGGAAAGGTTGAAATTGAGCGTTCAACGTGCTAAGGAGGAATGGAGGTGAAGGGATGAAGGCGATACGAATAACAGCCCCGCAAAAGGCTGAGGTGGTCGATGTCCCCATACCTGAA
Encoded here:
- a CDS encoding amino acid racemase; the protein is MKKVVGIIGGMGPLATADFFLKLTRATPVKSERDHLHVIIESDPSIPDRTEAILSGDLKGLADALCQIARRLERMGAQLIAMPCNSAHVVLDQIRRAVSVPVVDMIEEVAKAVINGHGHPEAVGLLATSGTVASGMYQRAFSRFGIEVLTPNEGEQSRLMQAIYSLKGEGLKGELCGFARRCAASLVERGAQVIVCGCTEIPLMLSNEDVSVPVVDCNEVLARAVVRIAFGPRGGG